Proteins from one Rosa chinensis cultivar Old Blush chromosome 7, RchiOBHm-V2, whole genome shotgun sequence genomic window:
- the LOC112175333 gene encoding protein GrpE, whose protein sequence is MTNLLFIPNNYLVIPPPRVSASSFSSKPIAPQPLLGFSVANSSPIVLHSRSSSRRALFFKYHLSARGSVPPVNAKEDNVDSSGADQQHLPSLRTLLKVYKDAIFNGDEKTVSEIEARMEIIENKQNELVQKVSSISAEVTSGKEKLIRLQADFDNCRKRFEKERLTVRTDAQGEVIESLLPMVDNFERAKQQIRPETEKEKKIDTSYQGIYKQFVEIMRSLRVASVPTKGKPFDPSVHEAIAREESQEFPEGIVIQEIRRGFLLGGRLLRPAMVKVSIGPGRKKSPVATEKSSGSPATAASVEN, encoded by the exons ATGACGAACTTGTTGTTTATCCCAAACAACTACTTGGTCATACCTCCTCCTCGCGTTTctgcttcttccttctcctcaaAACCCATTGCTCCTCAACCTCTTCTAGGCTTTTCAGTAGCCAACTCTTCCCCCATAGTTTTACATAGCCGCAGCAGTAGCAGGCGCGCCTTGTTTTTCAAATATCATCTTTCTGCTCGAGGCTCTGTTCCCCCA GTGAATGCAAAAGAGGATAATGTAGATTCTAGTGGAGCAGATCAACAACATTTGCCTAGTTTGAGGACCCTCCTTAAAGTTTACAAGGATGCTATTTTCAATGGAGATGAAAAGACTGTATCCGAAATTGAGGCAAGGATGGAAATAATAGAAAATAAGCAGAATGAATTAGTCCAAAAAGTATCATCTATATCTGCAGAGGTAACATCAGGGAAGGAAAAGCTTATCCGCTTGCAAGCAGATTTTGATAATTGTAGAAAAAGATTTGAGAAAGAAAGACTTACCGTGAGGACTGATGCTCAAGGAGAAGTAATTGAGAGCCTTTTGCCCATGGTTGACAATTTTGAGAGAGCAAAACAACAAATTAGACCTGAAActgaaaaggagaagaagattgaTACAAGTTACCAAGGTATATACAAGCAATTTGTTGAGATTATGAGGAGCTTGCGTGTGGCCTCTGTGCCAACTAAGggaaaaccctttgatcctTCG GTGCATGAAGCTATTGCAAGAGAAGAGTCTCAAGAATTTCCTGAGGGAATTGTCATTCAAGAGATTCGCCGTGGCTTTTTACTTGGAGGTAGACTTCTAAGACCAGCAATGGTTAAAGTCTCTATAGGGCCGGGCAGAAAGAAATCCCCTGTGGCCACTGAGAAATCATCAGGGTCACCTGCAACAGCCGCTTCGGTAGAGAATTGA
- the LOC112178432 gene encoding disease resistance protein RPV1-like → MTTKIDIPSSSCPPLPCPFSKLTYDVFLSFRGPDTCTNFTDYLYAALKHKGIIYTFRDDEELNKGELIGPNLLEAIEESIVVFSHNYADSSWCLDEFAKVAECRKAMGQTFRPVFYHVDPSDV, encoded by the coding sequence ATGACTACCAAAATAGatattccttcttcttcttgtcctcCTCTTCCTTGTCCATTTAGTAAATTGACATACGATGTGTTCCTCAGTTTCAGAGGTCCAGATACCTGCACAAATTTCACAGACTATCTTTATGCCGCTCTCAAACATAAAGGAATCATATACACATTTAGAGATGATGAAGAACTTAACAAAGGGGAATTAATTGGTCCAAATCTCTTGGAAGCAATTGAAGAGTCAATTGTGGTGTTTTCTCATAACTACGCCGATTCTTCGTGGTGTTTGGATGAGTTTGCAAAAGTAGCTGAATGCAGGAAAGCCATGGGACAAACATTCCGTCCAGTGTTCTACCATGTTGATCCATCTGATGTATGA